The Niastella koreensis GR20-10 genome includes a window with the following:
- a CDS encoding LuxR family transcriptional regulator gives MKNRYLKGAHLSERKVRELIKLFSEDLTATQIANITGISRITVNAYFKLIRTHIAKFCEERNPFHFTNGTTVYHVSENGEVASNGEASKKSFYGIFKNDETIYTDKIANIDAEWMYDWLKGKTEGERDIVEKYRLHMYNGIADFNSIRLFRTNDSVTGVTRGKSNIDEIDLFWGMLKSRLIKFRGLNSGTLYLHVKETEFRYNYRENDLFELLMEILHKRPLHYSKAVR, from the coding sequence ATGAAAAACAGATATCTGAAAGGTGCCCATCTTTCTGAACGGAAAGTTCGGGAACTTATTAAATTATTCTCAGAAGATCTGACAGCCACACAGATCGCCAACATCACAGGAATTAGCCGTATTACGGTAAATGCGTATTTCAAGCTAATTCGTACACACATCGCAAAATTTTGCGAGGAAAGAAATCCATTTCATTTCACCAATGGAACAACGGTTTACCATGTTTCGGAAAATGGGGAAGTTGCCAGTAATGGCGAAGCGTCAAAAAAATCGTTTTACGGCATTTTTAAAAACGATGAAACCATTTACACCGACAAAATCGCCAACATTGATGCTGAATGGATGTACGATTGGTTAAAAGGAAAAACGGAGGGCGAACGCGATATCGTTGAAAAGTATCGCCTTCACATGTACAATGGCATTGCCGATTTTAACAGCATCCGTTTGTTCCGCACCAACGATTCGGTAACAGGTGTTACCCGTGGCAAATCAAACATCGATGAAATTGATTTATTCTGGGGAATGCTTAAATCGCGGTTGATAAAATTCCGTGGTTTAAACAGCGGCACCCTGTACCTGCACGTAAAGGAAACTGAGTTCAGGTACAATTACAGGGAAAATGATTTATTTGAGCTGCTGATGGAAATTCTGCACAAACGTCCGTTGCATTATTCAAAAGCAGTAAGATAA
- a CDS encoding cation diffusion facilitator family transporter, whose protein sequence is MAHDHSHAHGHSHAVSFNEASLKAFQIGIALNIIFVVVEVVAGLAYKSMSLLSDAGHNLADVASLLLSYIAFKLAHRQATIRYTYGFKKTTVLAAFLNALLLLLAIGMLGYESVLRLQAPPAVKGTGIAWVAALGIAVNGISALLFFRHKDSDLNVKGAYWHLLADALVSVGVVIGGIVISYTGWYWLDPVIGLAIMIIILISTWSLFTDSFKMTVDGVPSGIELDEVSRIILSVKHIVNVHHIHIWPLSTTENALTAHVIIDDRLPFDEKLKVIQHLKHELLHHNIHHSTIELESETIHCPNENDCLEQQVQQHTH, encoded by the coding sequence ATGGCACACGACCACTCACATGCACACGGTCATTCCCACGCCGTATCATTTAATGAAGCAAGCCTGAAGGCTTTCCAGATAGGTATTGCCCTTAATATAATATTCGTAGTAGTAGAAGTAGTGGCTGGACTGGCCTACAAGTCCATGTCGCTGCTGAGCGATGCCGGCCATAACCTGGCCGACGTGGCCAGTTTGCTGCTTTCCTATATCGCCTTTAAGCTCGCTCACCGGCAGGCTACCATCCGGTACACGTACGGGTTTAAGAAAACAACCGTGTTAGCGGCCTTTTTAAACGCCTTGTTGTTGTTACTGGCTATTGGTATGCTCGGGTATGAATCGGTATTGCGCCTGCAGGCGCCACCTGCCGTTAAGGGTACCGGCATTGCCTGGGTAGCTGCGCTGGGAATTGCGGTGAACGGTATTTCAGCCCTTCTTTTTTTCAGGCATAAAGACTCCGACCTCAATGTAAAAGGCGCCTATTGGCATCTGCTGGCCGATGCGCTGGTATCGGTAGGGGTGGTAATTGGTGGTATTGTTATTTCCTACACCGGTTGGTATTGGTTAGATCCTGTCATTGGCCTGGCAATCATGATCATCATCCTCATCAGCACCTGGTCGCTGTTTACCGATAGTTTTAAAATGACGGTTGATGGAGTGCCGTCAGGTATTGAGCTGGATGAGGTAAGCCGCATAATATTATCCGTTAAACATATCGTCAATGTGCATCACATTCACATCTGGCCATTAAGCACTACCGAAAATGCGCTTACTGCTCATGTTATCATCGATGACCGGCTGCCATTCGATGAAAAATTAAAAGTGATCCAACACCTTAAACACGAGTTACTGCATCACAACATTCACCACAGTACTATTGAACTGGAATCGGAAACCATACATTGTCCCAACGAAAATGATTGTTTGGAGCAGCAGGTACAACAACACACCCATTAA
- a CDS encoding serine hydrolase: MTLNKLKDQINSRLAEQPGNFAVAFKDLSTGDSLLINEQDFFHAASTMKTPVMIEVYKQAAARRFSLNDSVVLKNEFKSIVDSSLFSLNPKDDSDTALYQHLGEKMPLYNLVYDMIIRSSNLATNTVIQMVNARNVTLTMRQLGANKIQVLRGVEDSKAFDRGLNNVTTANDLMVIYEKMAKGEIVDSASSQAMIKILLDQEFNEIIPARLPKDVKVAHKTGNITHVLHDSGIVFLPNGKKYVLVILSKNLQNEANAKKAMAEVSEMIYRYVTTPRES, translated from the coding sequence ATGACATTAAATAAACTGAAAGACCAGATCAACTCCAGACTGGCTGAACAACCCGGCAATTTTGCCGTGGCATTTAAAGACCTGTCAACAGGAGATTCATTGCTCATAAACGAACAGGATTTTTTTCATGCTGCCAGCACTATGAAAACGCCGGTTATGATTGAGGTATACAAACAGGCCGCTGCCCGCAGGTTCTCCCTGAACGATTCTGTTGTACTTAAAAATGAATTTAAAAGCATTGTCGACAGCAGCCTGTTCAGCCTGAACCCCAAAGACGACAGCGACACAGCACTGTACCAGCATTTGGGTGAAAAGATGCCGCTGTACAACCTGGTGTACGACATGATCATCAGGAGCAGCAACCTGGCCACCAATACGGTAATACAAATGGTAAATGCCCGCAACGTTACTCTAACTATGAGGCAGCTGGGCGCCAATAAAATACAGGTGCTGCGGGGTGTGGAAGACAGCAAAGCGTTCGACAGGGGTTTAAATAATGTTACCACCGCAAACGACCTGATGGTGATTTATGAAAAAATGGCAAAGGGCGAAATAGTAGACAGCGCTTCATCACAGGCCATGATTAAAATCTTATTAGACCAGGAATTCAATGAAATCATTCCTGCACGTTTACCCAAAGACGTAAAGGTGGCTCACAAAACGGGGAATATTACCCACGTTTTACATGATTCCGGAATTGTATTTCTTCCCAATGGAAAAAAATATGTGTTGGTGATCTTATCAAAAAACCTGCAGAACGAGGCCAATGCCAAAAAGGCCATGGCTGAAGTATCGGAAATGATTTACCGGTATGTAACTACGCCCAGGGAATCTTAA
- a CDS encoding purine-nucleoside phosphorylase produces the protein MDHIIEKIAQTSQFLEEKGFTGASTAIVLGTGLGSFIDRVEVIQQITYNEIPHFPTSTVESHKGKLILARVGNKKILVMQGRFHYYEGYSMQQITFPVRVFKALGVTNLLLSNASGGMNPEYKMGDLVLLTDHINLQPENPLRGVHEPGLGPRFPDMSQPYDIRLNKVFIKTALELSVPLKQGVYVAVPGPNLETRAEYRFLRVIGADMVGMSTVPEVIVASQIGLSCAAVSVITDECDPDNLQPVNIEEIIAVAAKADQKLSSVFKSVIEQL, from the coding sequence ATGGACCATATCATTGAAAAAATTGCACAAACAAGCCAGTTTTTAGAAGAGAAAGGATTTACCGGCGCTTCCACTGCTATTGTTCTCGGCACTGGTTTAGGCTCTTTTATTGACCGGGTTGAAGTGATTCAGCAAATCACTTACAATGAGATCCCGCATTTTCCCACCTCCACCGTTGAATCGCACAAGGGCAAACTGATACTCGCCAGGGTTGGCAATAAAAAGATACTGGTTATGCAGGGCCGCTTTCATTATTACGAAGGCTACAGCATGCAACAGATCACTTTCCCGGTGAGGGTGTTTAAAGCATTAGGTGTAACCAATTTGTTATTGAGCAATGCATCCGGCGGGATGAATCCTGAATACAAAATGGGCGATCTTGTGTTACTTACCGACCATATTAACCTGCAGCCAGAAAATCCTTTACGCGGGGTGCATGAACCAGGTTTAGGCCCCCGGTTCCCCGATATGAGCCAACCATACGACATCCGGTTAAATAAAGTATTTATTAAGACGGCGCTTGAGCTGTCTGTTCCGCTTAAACAAGGCGTTTATGTAGCCGTGCCAGGTCCTAACCTGGAAACAAGGGCAGAATACCGTTTTCTTCGGGTGATCGGGGCTGATATGGTAGGCATGAGCACCGTGCCGGAAGTGATTGTGGCCAGCCAGATAGGACTGTCGTGCGCTGCGGTAAGTGTTATTACGGATGAATGTGATCCCGATAACCTGCAACCAGTGAACATTGAAGAAATAATTGCCGTTGCCGCTAAAGCCGACCAAAAACTGAGCAGTGTATTTAAAAGCGTTATTGAACAACTATGA
- a CDS encoding arylsulfatase, with protein sequence MNRLFCTIALTGFFILLQWQQSIAQQTAVKPNIIFILADDLGYGDLGCYGQKLIQTPNLDAMAKQGTRFTQFYAGTAVCAPSRSSFLTGQHTGHTPIRGNKGVQPEGQWPIPDSAVTIAEVLKKAGYATGDFGKWGLGPVASSGDPIKQGFDAFYGYNCQTLAHDYYPDHLWENDTRIDFAANTPEHPTDYSADLIHQKALQFIDQHKGNPFFVFLSYTLPHAALQVPDDSLFEKYKKLLNEKPIPVPKWNGKNYAPQAYPRAAYAAMVSRLDVYVGQVLQKLKEAGIDKNTLVIFSSDNGPHKEGGYDPDYFNSNGPLRGIKRDLYEGGMREPMIAWWPGKIKAGATSDYVGAFWDFLPTFAELAKALKPANIDGISIVPALLGQKNAPSHPWLYWEFHEQGGKQAVRMGKWKGIKLNVTSQPNGPIELYDLTTDLGEKNNVADKHPDIVQEIKKIMEQQHRESPDFPLFTKSANTE encoded by the coding sequence ATGAACAGATTATTTTGTACGATCGCCCTCACAGGTTTTTTTATTTTGTTGCAATGGCAGCAGAGCATTGCCCAGCAGACAGCTGTAAAGCCCAATATTATTTTTATCCTGGCCGATGACCTGGGTTATGGCGATTTGGGTTGTTACGGACAAAAACTGATACAAACTCCTAACCTGGATGCCATGGCAAAACAGGGCACCCGGTTTACACAGTTTTATGCCGGCACCGCGGTATGCGCACCTTCCCGTTCTTCTTTTCTTACCGGGCAACATACAGGTCATACCCCCATACGGGGAAATAAAGGCGTGCAACCCGAAGGGCAATGGCCCATTCCCGATTCGGCCGTTACCATTGCTGAAGTATTGAAAAAAGCTGGCTATGCCACTGGTGATTTTGGAAAATGGGGCCTTGGGCCTGTTGCTTCATCCGGTGATCCCATTAAACAGGGTTTCGATGCTTTCTATGGATATAATTGTCAAACGCTGGCGCATGATTATTATCCCGATCATTTATGGGAGAACGATACCCGAATTGACTTTGCCGCCAATACGCCTGAGCACCCAACAGATTACTCGGCAGACCTGATACATCAGAAAGCGCTGCAATTTATCGATCAGCATAAAGGCAATCCATTCTTTGTATTTCTCTCTTACACATTGCCGCATGCAGCCCTGCAGGTGCCCGATGACAGCCTGTTTGAGAAATATAAAAAGCTGCTCAACGAAAAGCCCATTCCCGTACCAAAATGGAATGGAAAAAATTATGCACCGCAAGCTTATCCACGTGCTGCTTATGCAGCTATGGTAAGCCGGCTGGATGTATATGTTGGACAGGTATTGCAGAAATTAAAAGAAGCCGGTATTGATAAAAACACATTGGTGATCTTCTCCAGTGATAACGGGCCGCATAAAGAAGGTGGCTATGATCCTGATTACTTTAACAGCAATGGTCCTTTGCGGGGTATTAAAAGAGATCTGTATGAAGGCGGCATGCGCGAACCAATGATCGCCTGGTGGCCTGGAAAAATAAAGGCAGGCGCTACCTCTGATTATGTAGGCGCCTTCTGGGATTTTTTACCCACATTTGCCGAACTGGCTAAAGCGCTAAAACCAGCAAACATCGATGGCATTTCAATTGTGCCGGCGTTGCTGGGACAAAAAAATGCTCCCTCGCATCCCTGGTTATATTGGGAGTTTCACGAACAGGGTGGCAAACAGGCGGTGCGCATGGGAAAATGGAAAGGCATAAAATTAAATGTAACCAGCCAGCCCAATGGGCCCATAGAGTTGTATGACCTTACAACAGATCTGGGCGAGAAAAATAACGTGGCGGATAAACATCCGGATATAGTGCAGGAGATCAAAAAAATTATGGAGCAGCAACACAGGGAGAGCCCGGATTTTCCCTTGTTTACAAAATCAGCTAACACAGAATGA
- a CDS encoding formylglycine-generating enzyme family protein, which yields MTGTGTNINGVFGMGIVVTVMIAIAGCNQSGGKVAARTDSIPKGDTVMSCTSNLPSRFAATASTDSIVASGKSSYAGMVKIPGGDYQMGAADKDGRPDEYPQHPVHVDGFYMDATEVTNAQFMEFVKATGYVTTAERTPNWEELKKQLPSGTPKPADSLLVAASLVFTPPAKPVALNDVSQWWQWVKGADWKHPEGPASSIKGKENYPVVQVSWDDAMAYAKWAGKQLPTEAEWEWAARAGLTNQPFTWGSEAVEKGKPKANIWQGHFPDHNTATDGFARVAPVKSFAPNAYGLYDIAGNVWEWCADWYRSDYYTQATKKAVNPPGPSVGYDPDEPTVPKRVVRGGSFLCHASYCASYRVSARMKTSPDTGLEHTGFRCVKK from the coding sequence ATGACCGGAACAGGTACAAATATAAATGGAGTTTTTGGAATGGGCATCGTAGTAACAGTTATGATAGCCATTGCAGGGTGCAACCAGTCGGGTGGTAAAGTAGCGGCCAGAACGGATAGTATCCCTAAAGGCGATACAGTAATGTCCTGCACCTCAAACCTGCCATCCCGTTTTGCCGCAACAGCTTCAACAGATTCAATAGTGGCCAGTGGTAAGAGTTCTTACGCCGGTATGGTTAAGATACCCGGTGGTGATTATCAAATGGGCGCTGCAGACAAAGACGGTAGGCCTGATGAATATCCGCAGCATCCTGTTCATGTAGATGGCTTTTATATGGATGCCACTGAAGTAACGAATGCGCAGTTCATGGAGTTTGTAAAAGCCACCGGTTATGTAACAACAGCAGAGCGTACACCCAATTGGGAGGAATTGAAAAAGCAATTGCCGTCAGGCACGCCTAAACCAGCCGATAGCCTGCTGGTAGCAGCTTCGCTGGTATTTACGCCGCCGGCAAAACCTGTTGCCCTGAATGATGTAAGCCAGTGGTGGCAATGGGTAAAGGGCGCCGACTGGAAACATCCTGAAGGGCCGGCCAGCAGCATAAAAGGAAAGGAAAATTACCCGGTGGTACAGGTTTCGTGGGACGATGCCATGGCGTACGCCAAATGGGCCGGTAAGCAATTGCCAACTGAAGCAGAGTGGGAGTGGGCTGCCCGGGCAGGATTAACCAATCAACCCTTTACCTGGGGAAGCGAAGCTGTTGAAAAAGGTAAACCAAAAGCAAACATCTGGCAGGGGCATTTTCCCGATCACAATACCGCAACGGATGGATTTGCCCGGGTGGCACCGGTTAAATCATTCGCCCCCAACGCCTATGGTCTGTACGACATAGCCGGCAATGTTTGGGAATGGTGTGCCGATTGGTACCGGTCAGATTATTATACCCAGGCAACAAAGAAAGCTGTAAACCCGCCCGGACCTTCAGTCGGTTACGATCCTGATGAACCCACTGTTCCTAAACGGGTAGTGCGTGGCGGTTCCTTTTTATGTCATGCATCCTATTGCGCCAGCTACCGGGTGTCCGCACGAATGAAAACATCACCCGATACCGGCCTGGAACACACAGGTTTTCGATGTGTAAAGAAGTAA
- a CDS encoding GH92 family glycosyl hydrolase: MRSIVCLLVTFCYVNSFAQTTQSQVEPVDYVNPLMGTDSKIDLSNGNTYPAIALPWGMNFWVPQTNRNGDGWTYQYSAEKIRGFKQTHQPSPWINDYGQFSIMPVTKKMTFDQEKRGSWFSHKTEKSTPYYYSVYLADADVTTEITATERAAQLQFTFPACDSSFIVIDAFNKGSYIKIIPGERKIIGYSSANSGGVPAGFKNYFVVYFDKDFTVANTWHDKTLATDTLEYQADHTGGIVGFKTKKGEQVHIRTASSFISFEQAELNAQRELGNDSFEATCKKGRQTWNKELGRLLAEGGTPDQLQTFYSCLYRVLLFPRKFYEYNKANEVVHYSPYNGQVLPGYMFTDNGFWDTFRAVFPFFTLMYPSVNSQIMQGLVNTYKESGWLPEWASPGHRDCMVGSNSASLIADSYMKGIRGYDVNTLYEAIVKNTEHEGPLSSVGRKGCQYYNELGYVPYDVKINENAARTLEYAYDDFTISQLAKAINRPKEEVDRFAHRSMNYHNLFDPSTLLMRGKNKDGSFQSPFNPFKWGDAFTEGNSWHYTWSVFHDVQGLANLMGGNKMFAKMLDSVFALPPVFDESYYGGVIHEIREMQIMNMGQYAHGNQPIQHMIYLYNYAGEPWKTQYWIRQVMNKLYHAAPDGYCGDEDNGQTSAWYVFSAMGFYPVCPGTTQYVFGTPLFRKMTLTFENGKKLVIQAPATDKNTYYIHNISLNGVVHPKNWIDHSQLQKGGTLLYDVKSTPSYTRGTTPAAYPFSVTQALAR, translated from the coding sequence ATGAGATCGATTGTTTGCCTGTTAGTAACGTTTTGTTACGTAAATTCCTTTGCCCAAACTACTCAAAGCCAGGTTGAACCGGTGGATTATGTGAACCCGTTAATGGGCACCGACTCAAAGATCGATTTGAGTAACGGAAATACGTACCCAGCCATCGCGCTGCCCTGGGGAATGAATTTCTGGGTACCCCAAACCAACCGGAATGGCGACGGCTGGACCTATCAATACAGTGCTGAAAAGATCAGGGGTTTTAAGCAAACCCATCAACCATCTCCGTGGATAAATGATTATGGTCAGTTCAGTATTATGCCGGTTACCAAAAAAATGACCTTCGACCAGGAAAAACGCGGCAGCTGGTTCTCCCATAAAACAGAAAAGTCAACGCCTTATTACTATAGTGTGTACCTGGCCGACGCCGATGTAACCACCGAAATAACGGCCACCGAACGGGCCGCCCAGTTACAATTTACTTTCCCTGCCTGCGATAGTTCATTTATTGTAATCGATGCCTTTAATAAAGGGTCTTATATCAAGATCATTCCGGGTGAACGGAAGATCATTGGCTACTCATCTGCCAACAGCGGGGGAGTGCCTGCAGGGTTCAAAAACTACTTTGTTGTTTATTTTGATAAAGATTTTACGGTAGCCAATACCTGGCACGATAAAACCCTGGCAACCGATACGCTGGAATACCAGGCCGATCATACCGGCGGCATCGTGGGGTTCAAAACTAAAAAAGGCGAACAGGTACATATAAGAACCGCCTCCTCTTTTATCAGTTTTGAGCAGGCTGAATTAAATGCACAGCGGGAATTGGGTAACGATTCGTTTGAGGCCACTTGCAAAAAAGGGCGCCAGACCTGGAATAAGGAGTTAGGCCGGTTGCTGGCAGAAGGCGGCACGCCCGATCAGTTGCAGACCTTTTATTCCTGTTTATACCGCGTGCTGTTATTCCCCCGCAAATTTTATGAATACAACAAGGCTAATGAAGTAGTACATTACAGTCCATATAACGGACAGGTTTTACCAGGCTATATGTTTACCGACAATGGTTTTTGGGATACCTTCCGGGCTGTGTTCCCCTTCTTTACTTTAATGTACCCCAGTGTAAACAGTCAGATCATGCAGGGACTGGTAAACACATATAAAGAAAGCGGCTGGTTGCCGGAGTGGGCCAGTCCTGGCCACCGCGATTGTATGGTGGGTAGCAATTCTGCTTCGCTGATCGCAGATTCGTATATGAAAGGGATCCGCGGTTATGATGTAAATACTTTGTATGAAGCTATTGTAAAGAATACCGAACATGAAGGCCCGCTTTCATCGGTAGGCAGAAAAGGCTGCCAGTATTACAACGAATTGGGTTATGTACCGTATGATGTTAAGATCAATGAAAATGCGGCCCGCACCCTTGAATATGCGTACGACGATTTTACCATAAGTCAGCTGGCGAAAGCCATCAACCGGCCTAAGGAAGAAGTTGACCGTTTTGCCCATCGCAGTATGAACTACCACAACCTGTTCGATCCTTCCACTTTGCTGATGCGTGGAAAGAATAAGGATGGCAGTTTTCAATCGCCATTCAATCCGTTTAAATGGGGCGATGCATTTACAGAAGGCAATAGCTGGCATTATACCTGGAGCGTGTTTCACGATGTGCAGGGATTGGCGAACCTGATGGGTGGCAATAAGATGTTTGCAAAAATGCTCGATTCTGTATTTGCACTGCCACCGGTATTTGACGAAAGTTATTATGGCGGCGTTATTCATGAGATCCGCGAAATGCAGATCATGAACATGGGACAATATGCCCACGGTAACCAGCCCATTCAGCACATGATCTATTTATACAATTATGCCGGCGAACCATGGAAAACCCAATACTGGATCAGGCAGGTAATGAATAAATTATATCATGCGGCGCCCGATGGTTATTGCGGCGATGAGGACAACGGACAAACTTCTGCCTGGTATGTATTTTCAGCAATGGGCTTTTATCCGGTTTGTCCTGGTACCACGCAATACGTTTTTGGAACACCGTTGTTCCGTAAAATGACGCTCACTTTTGAAAATGGGAAAAAGCTGGTGATCCAGGCGCCGGCAACAGATAAGAACACATATTATATTCACAATATTTCACTGAACGGGGTGGTGCATCCGAAAAACTGGATCGATCACAGCCAGTTGCAGAAAGGTGGCACATTGTTATACGATGTGAAGAGTACGCCTTCCTACACCCGGGGAACTACACCGGCTGCCTATCCGTTTTCAGTAACCCAGGCATTGGCCCGATAA
- a CDS encoding LacI family DNA-binding transcriptional regulator: MKKVSIKDIAQMAGVASSTVSFVLNGKARKMRISETVEKRVIEVARNAGYYPNQLAISLRTGKSKTLGLIVENIGNPFFATLAKTIEEEAEQYGYRVVYCSTENNASKGKELINMLSQRQVDGYLITPAPHMEDDIQQLVQLNRPVVLIDRYLPSVDVSHVLVNNTEAVSQGMAHLFDRGYKEIGFVTVDLDVIQMEERLDGYLGALSKQGIRLNKDIILKIPYTHQRDEAVELIAALLKDNPQLDALFFATNYLAILGLESINRLKMAIPQDIAVISFDDHDIFRIYPPGITSIQQPVEAIAKKAVALLMEQCESTESKLSTTEVELTAKLIVRGST; encoded by the coding sequence ATGAAGAAAGTATCAATAAAAGATATTGCTCAAATGGCGGGGGTAGCATCGTCTACCGTATCATTTGTTTTGAATGGGAAAGCCCGTAAAATGCGCATCAGTGAAACCGTTGAAAAGCGGGTGATTGAAGTGGCCCGCAATGCCGGGTACTATCCCAATCAGCTGGCTATTAGTTTACGTACCGGTAAATCAAAAACGCTGGGGCTGATAGTAGAGAATATTGGCAATCCCTTTTTTGCCACACTGGCAAAAACAATTGAAGAAGAAGCCGAGCAATATGGCTACCGCGTGGTGTATTGCAGTACGGAAAACAATGCCTCGAAAGGTAAAGAGTTGATCAATATGTTGTCGCAACGGCAGGTAGATGGCTACCTGATAACACCGGCGCCGCATATGGAAGATGATATTCAGCAACTGGTTCAGTTAAACCGGCCTGTAGTTTTAATTGACCGGTACTTGCCCTCGGTGGATGTATCGCATGTATTGGTAAACAATACCGAGGCGGTATCGCAGGGGATGGCGCACCTGTTCGACCGCGGCTATAAAGAAATAGGATTTGTTACGGTGGACCTGGATGTTATACAAATGGAGGAACGGCTCGATGGATATCTTGGTGCATTGTCAAAACAGGGCATCCGGTTAAATAAAGATATCATCCTGAAGATCCCTTATACCCATCAACGCGATGAGGCGGTTGAACTGATAGCAGCCCTGTTGAAGGACAATCCGCAACTGGATGCATTGTTCTTTGCCACCAACTACCTGGCCATCCTGGGCCTGGAAAGCATCAATCGTTTAAAAATGGCTATTCCGCAGGACATTGCTGTAATCAGTTTTGACGATCACGATATTTTCCGCATCTATCCGCCCGGTATTACCAGTATTCAACAACCGGTTGAGGCCATTGCAAAAAAAGCGGTGGCATTGCTGATGGAACAATGCGAAAGCACCGAAAGTAAACTCTCCACAACAGAGGTAGAGCTTACCGCCAAATTGATAGTGAGAGGGTCTACCTAA